The nucleotide window TAAATTCTATATCTGCAGGAATATTGCCTTTCTGTTGAAGAATTTTAAGGAATAATTATCaacatttttttgtattttatgttTTAAGCATCATGATTAAGATATGGCCAATATGATGTGATGTGTGCTGTGTTTGTATTACAGAACAAAAGGAAATGGAGTCCCATGCCAATGCAGAAGCTGTAGAGAAAAATGCAAAACAATCAAAAAAGCAATTCAAGTCAAAAAAAGATCAGAAAAAGAATGCTCATGAGAGTGATTCACTTACCAAAAAGACAAAGGCAAACAGTGATGATATAATTGAGCCTGATTTCTGGGTTCCTCCTGTTGGAAGTCGCTGGGACTTCGATGATGGAGAGGATCGCTGGGATTCTCATGAAAACTCAGATGATGATGCAGATGGTGGTACAGGCCTAGGTAATATGAAGCTGCTAGTCCTTTATTGAATATATATTGACATTATGCTTTTTGGTCAATTTATCTTTGATTAATGACTGAACATAAGTTTGCTGACTGATAGAAGTTTCTGTCTTTGAAAAAGGTCTTGCCAATGGAAGTGTGGTGTTTGGTTCTTTTCTAATGAACATTAGACTTGAATAGGACTAGCATgtgttatgatgaaatttatctgaacaattgctgccaataaaAACCCAAACTCTATCGATAAATTTGGTTTGTCTAGATCCAACATCAATATACTCATTCtcaaagaaaatagaaaaaagaaaagaagctcCATTTGGTCCTAAGACCTATAAAATATATATGCACATGGCAAGTTGTCGGAGATGTGACAAAACAATAAATGCTGTGCTGATCCCTTACTAGCTTGGAGATGTGCCAAGGTGTTGGGGATGTCTATGCCAGGGATGGAAGATAAGGCCATTGTGTCCATGAACAGGATAGCCAGCCTCATTTATGTTATCTTATATGTAAATAAATCAGATAAATAGGAGTATAATGTTCATCACGAGTTCATAAATTGAAACTTTTAAAGAACAAAGGCAGACAGTTTACATTCCAGGCTGAAATAGTTTGGTACTAAATCTCTATTAAAACTTCTCTTTGTTTTTCCTCAGAACACCAGTTTTTTTCATCTCAGTGTTGGCGGATCCAAACTTTACAACTTTGCTGTGGAATGTTATGTGGAATGAAATGATGTAGTTCCATGTTTCAATTAAGATGCTTGTTTGTAATGTAATTATGGAGTGAATATCATACAGTTTTTATAGAAAGCCTAAAGTTGTAtcctttaaatatttattttattaacatcTCAATCTGGCTTTGGTTGTCGGGTTTAGATGTACAAAGAGTGTCCTGTCTTTGGCTCATTTATACTGTTCTGCAAAATTTAAACTAAATGTTTGCTTGCTTTTCTTTGGCTCATTTATGCTGTTCTGCAAAATTTAAACTAAATGTTTGCTTGCTTTACTAAGAATACCCATTTGATTCAATGTGACATTTGTCTCTTTGTACTTAGTTATGGTTTTTATGTCTTTTAACAGATGGAACATCGGAAAAAGATGATCCTGAAACAAGGAAACTTGCCAAGCGGTGTGTTCACTCTTCCCTAACACCTTAATATTTTCTGCCCTTCACTTTATGTTTTGAGTTTTTCTTTTGCTTAGTCTTCTTGATCTTTGTTTCCCGAAAACAACTATCGGCAGGAGTAAGCGAACATCAAAATCTGTTGGCCTCAGCAGCTTTGTTTCAAGGAAGAAAAAGATCAAGAAGGCAACTACAAGCCCTTCTGAGCAGCAGTTATAACAAGAGGTTCACACAAGCCATCCTGCATGATCAAATATCTAAATTTTGAATGccatctttatatttcaaagAGTGAAAGGATGATCTGTGTTTTTGCAGCATATTCACCTGCAAAGCTTGTGATTGTCTGCCTTTTGTATATGCAACGTCAAGCCGTAAGTGGACAAACTTCCTCTTATATGCTCTCAAATGGGCCCTTCTTCGCTTAATATTCTTCTCACTGGCGTGTGATCTCCACTAGTTATTTTAAATTCGTAGAAGCGAGTGAGTGGCTTTGTCAAATGTGTTGTCTTTTAATATGTTTGTCTACATATTCTATTTTGATCCTCAATCGCATTTTAAATTCCAGTTTTATCTccttttatttcttatttgaatcattcttatttgaattttgatACTCTGATAAGCTTCGAATGTGTTTTTTTTCTAGCTGAACTAACATCTGGATGTGATTTGGAtgaaggttttgatattatagaaGCTTTGCAAGCATTCTCTTGGTTGAGTTTTTCAGGTACTTACATCCAATCCTGCAGTGATTAACTAAACCTAAATCGAACTGTTGCCTCGTCCGAACTGTTTCACTTGAAGAATTTCTTTTGAAGGCATCTGAAACTCTTTGAAAGATGGCAATTACTTCCAAATGTTCAGAAATTATCCGCAGCTTATTTGTTAAAGCTTTTGATCGCAAACTCACTGTAATAGTGACATGAGTAAATTACTTCATGAAGTTTATGATTACATTCTTTtggttgcatttccttgtttttctctctctctctctctctcttgagacTGTTCATGTCAATCTAAAATGCAATTCGATTGTTGTTTCTTGTATAAATCTCATCCCCTATTTCTACATATTGCTCTTTGCGAGGAACATTGTAATGAGTTTTTACCCCATAAAACTAAATTCCTATCTAACATGTTTCACTGTTGTAGCTCTTCGATAGGAACACTGATATCCAAACTGACCGATTCACTCTTGGAAATGCTCGTGGGTGATGTGATCACTGGCACCCTTACCTGTGGTTTCGACCGCATCGTGTCCGTTGTTGAGCACGTCAGCCCTGCAAAATTTCAGGGGTGATCGGTCGGACAGACTAGCATTGGATGCGATCATTTTCAACGACGCCAGATCAGCATTGCTATTGCTTCTACATCTCCGGCGTCCATCGCTGGCTTTCCACGAGATTTGAGATCCACTATTTGGACGGTCCTGATCGATCCAACAGCAGACGCCCGTCCGAGATCCCATatcaacctcctcctcctcctcctcctatatctctctctctctctctctctctctctctcttgacgcCGTCGTTCACGATCGACGAGGCGAACCCGACGAGCGTAGAAAAACCTCGTCCCTCCCGTCTCCACAACACAAACCCTCTCCGCCGCCCGTCGCTTCCATCTCCTCGGATTTGTCGAGGCTCACAAGGGTGGAGGCATGATCGTTCGGCCGCCGCCTTCCGAGTGATCCCGGAATCGCCTTTGAAGCCTTCGATCATGTCCTCAGCTCCCGCCGCCGTCAGATCCCAGTCGCCGGCGCTCAAGGCGCTATTTAAGACCCCCGAGGGCCGGTACAAGCTCCTCCACGAGAAGACCCTCCCTCCCGCCGCAGCTTCCCATGGCAAGTCCGTCTCTCAGGTGGGCTTCTTCGGGCCAAAACTAGGGTTCTTGGCTTGTTTGGTtcctttttcttgatttcagcgcAAAAGACAGGGATCTTGATGTCTTTCTTTTCAGTTGACGATTGCGTATCTCAAGGAGAAACCGCCGGCCAATACGAGCCAGGCGGCGCCGTCAGCCACGAGTTCGGGAGTGAGGTCGGCGGCGGCCCGACTGCTCGGGTCCGGGAATGGGAGCCGGTCGCTTAGCAACGGTGTTACTCGGGTAGTGTCGGCCAACAGCAGGACCGGTGGTCCCGTTGGTGCATCGGTGGGATCGAGTGCACAGCTGGCATCGCCAAACTATGATGGCAAGGGGACATACCTAATCTTTAGTACAGCAGACACTCTGTTCATCAGTGACCTCAATtcgatggagaaggttttgcgccTGTTTGATGTGGAAATGCTCTGTTGAGTTTGCTAATCTATTGCATGTCATTTGTATGCCTCTCTTATCATTCTTTGCTTCAGGATCCTATCAAGTCCATCCAATTCGGCAACTCAAACCCAGTTTGCCATGCGTTTGATGCTGAGGCGAGTGATGGGCATGATTTGCTCATTGGGCTGCACTCTGGAGACAGTAGGTTCAGTCAGTTATATACTGCCAAgattttttcctttgttttttttcTGCCCACTAATGCCCACATGCATGATGTTGTAGTCTACCTGGTATCACTTAGGCAACAATTACAAGATCCAGGGCGGAAGCTTTTGGCAGCTCAGCATTATAACAAAGAAGGCACAACTAATAATAGGCATGTATCGCATGTCAATACCATAGGTGACATGTTTAGAGAGCATTAATGACAGAGAGCTGATCTTGATAGTTACTGATGTTATAGATTGTTGGCCAATTGCCGTCTTTTTTCAAATTTTACTTTTTATGTCAGCATAATTCTCAAAGTTAACCTCTCTTATTCATTTGGGCATTTTGTTTGGTGATTATTGCTATCACGTTTCTCTCTGTTGCTTATGTCTTTTGTACTTTAATTGTATCTTTCATATAAACTTTGCATTCATTTTATTGAACTTTTGTGCTGCAAGTCATTTTCTTGTGGATCATTGAAAAGCATGTACTAAAATCTTAATGCACTAAGCAGGACTCGTATTTAGAAGAAAATATTAATCATGAACTCTTAAATTACTGATCGTGATGCTAGGTCGATAGCATTGATGTTGAGTGTAGATATGCTTGAAGTTGCTATGCATGCTTCAGTTTAAGTCAGAAAAAGAATATCTTTGAATCAAGATTTGGCTTACTTTAGTTAGAAAAATTTAATAGAGTGGATGCTTGGctttaaaagaaagaaaggacGATAATAAATTCAATAACATAAATTGTTTCCAAGCTCCAGGCTCCTTTATGCCAAAGTTGGTTTGGCTTTGGCTTCTCTAGTCTTCGTGCATTAATCATGGACATGCTGGAAGCTGATTGTGCCTCTTGATCTGTTAAATTTTGTTTAAGATCCTTCCAAGCAACTTGGCCCTAATGATGAGTTAGGTAAATGATTTTAACATAATAGAGCAACTTGATAAATACAAACATTATCCTCTTATAGTTTTAATATGAATTTCATGTCCATATATATCTACTAGGTTTGCTTATGCAAAACCATGTGTTTAGATTAGGCTGTTATGGTACTGTTAAGTAGGAATTGACAGAGATGCCTGACAGAATAAAACATCAAAATATGCTTGGTGGAAACTCTGAAGTCATATGTAAACATGCAGAAAAAAACATGATATGTCTACAACATAGACGATGATGACAACAAGCCATAGTGTTCCAACTGTTTGGGGTCACCTACATGAATCTTTTTGCACCAGTAAGCACAGAAAGCAGTATCTCCTGTAAACTGCATGATTCAGATAATACTGTATTAAGGGAGGATTGGCTGAAGCTGGTTAATGAACATAGAACAGTTGTCAAACACAAATTtgtatcattacatgcatgacatATTGTAATGATGGCATTGGAGAAGAATATATGAACACGAACTTATATAGACAACAACCTGCAGATGAATTTATGTAACTTGTAGTGCTTTATGCGTGAGAAAATTGTACATGTAAAGCTGAAAGGACATACAAGAAGATGGGGTTTTTCACTTTAGTGAAGTATGTTTGTGAATGCTTTCATTAGGTAGACTGCACGACTTGTAAAATTATAAAGCTAAAGGAAAGTACTCCTGTATGGTATGAGTAGAAAGAGAAGATTAAATTGGTAGAGGACCCTTCAATTTTTGTATATGATCTTAACCCATATTGTTATTTCATTGTTTTCTTTGTTTAATACTATCAAGAAAACTTCTAAAACTTGTAACCACATGTTATTGTATGACACTATGACTTATTTTCAAAAATTTAGTTTAGTGGTATATATATTTACCTAGCAGAGGCCTGAAAGTTGGAGATATGCCATTTGCTGGAGAAGAGTGCTGGTTTTTATAgcaattaaaagaaaaagaagagtgcTGGAgatatgtcattttttatttttatagctagaaaaagaaaaagaataagattGCTGGTTTTTGTATACTTGTGGTAGTTGTGCACagattttttcttttgaaatataataaGTTAATTGTTTTTTGTTTAAACTATGTCCATGGTTGTATTCAGAGTTCAGAGTTATTTGCTCTTAGTTATACAGAAATTCCATTGTTTTTACAGTCGATGCACTTGCGTGGCATGGGTGCCAGAACGTGAAGGCACTTTTGTTGTTGGTCATGCTGATGGTAACATATATGTCTATGAGAAGGTTAACTATAGATTTCTTAATTGTTATCTTAGTTCAACTATCTTTGAAATGAAAATTAAGCATGTTTTGCCTTTTTGTTTAGAGCAAGGATGTCACTGCTGATAGTTCGTTTCCTGTTATCAAAGATCAAACTCAATTTTCTGTTGCACACACACGCTCGAATAAGGTAATTTGGAAACGATGTATAATCTGCATAGTTATGTGGCCAATGTTAATGAGCTTCTATGTACCATACACAAAGCCAAGACAAACCTGAACCATATTGCTTGAGCTCAACATTTCAAACTCAACTGCTGTTTGATTGAGTTGATCTCAAAATGACTTTGCATTCAGTTAATTCAAGCATAGCTTGTGCAAACTCCTGCATACAGTTTTCTGATTGATCATTTGTTTcagattgatttaaaaaaaaaatgttcacATTTGCTAGCAAAATTTTGGGATTGTTTATGACCATTGTTATCTGTTAAGTACATGAGGTTCATCCACTAACCAACATAAAGCATGTTTAAGAAACATGTTGTGGGTTCCTATGCCTTTGATTGCACTTACTTGATTCAGTAACAACCTAGACATTATCTAGTTTAAATTTATACATTGGCACTGTCATGTCTGTATGATTGAAATGTTCTACTGGGTCTTAGCTAACCATGGCTTTCCTAGCACAATTGTTGTGGTCCTTGCTTCAATTGGAAGTCAAATGTCATTTGCATTCATCGGACACTAGACCAAGGAAAAGCAATCATAATAGTATTGAACCATTGATAAGTGTGTCATAGGACCATGATGCTTCTGAGTATTGGATGTCCCCATATTTTCATTCACAGCTTGAAGATTCCGATCGAATAATTTTAACTGGATGCTAAAGTAATCTGTATATTTGGGAATTCAGGAGACCATTTTGTGATTTCTAGTTGCAATTTCTTTTGTACTTTTTCAACTATTAACTAAGGGATTTGCTTGCAGAGCAACCCAGTTGCTAGATGGCATGTTTGTCATGGTTCAGTCAATAGTATATCCTTTTCAGTCAATGGAACATATATGGCCACTGTTACTAGAGATGGTAATTGTTTGATTCCTGTACCTTGTTTCTATATCTTTAGTACCTGTTCTTTACGTCAAATATGATGTCCCATTAAAACCTGAAATAGTAGAGTCCTTGTAGGTTATTTAAGAGTATTTGATTTTTCAAAAGAGCAACTAGCATTTGGAGGGAAAAGCTACTATGGTGCATTACTATGTTCTGCTTGGAGGTATCCATTATCTTGCATACTATTACAAGATTTTGTCCTTGCTTATGTCATGTTTTTTGTCTTGCATTTGTCATGCTTTTGTCAAATTAATTAATAAGATTTAATGAATCACTATTTTGCACAACTCAAACTTTCTCGTTTGTTTCCTTTTGAAACTTGACTATGAAGTGATCCATTGTTTTAGTTTGGATGGGAAATACATATTGACTGGAGGTGAAGATGATCTTGTACAAGTTTGGAGTATGGAGGACAAAAAGATTGTCGCATGGGGCGAGGGACATAATTCATGGGTAAGGTTTTGGTAAAATGTTGCACAAGCTTTCTTCCCTATTAATTACTCGGGATACACTAATAAGTGTATCAGCAGGTTAGTGGAGTTGCTTTCGATTCATATTGGTCAACCCCAAATTCCGAAGGAACAGAAGAAAATGTGGTGTATCGTTTTGGCTCTGTTGGTCAGGTAATCTATTATGgaatttaattatcgaagaacggATTCTAATCAATCAATTgatgttcattttttttttatgtatcttCCGTGTGGCAATGAATAGTATAAGAAAAAGGCTCTTGCATTAGTATCTAATGCCATTTGATGAAATTCAACCTATGCTTGGTAATAGTGAGCACAAAATTTGTTTGTGGTAAAAGAAAGCACAAAATTTGTTATGAAGAAAGCTGAAATGTAATAGTTGTAAATTAAAAGATGATGTTGTATAATTGGCTTAGTATTAGGTAACCTGAAAGAAAATTTCTTTACTGCTGCTCGAGTTCTTTATAAATTGTATGCTTACGGAGTTAGACCATGCATGACCGAGGGATGAGATTAGCAATAGTGGAAGAAACATTTGGATATATGCTTAAGTTGTATGAAATTATTtctggagattttttttttttttgcgtttGTTTTTCATTGAAGTGATTATTCTCCCGCACTAGAAAATTTCAATTGTCTGTCTACTCTTTTTTGTTGCTCAGTGTCATCCCTAGTAAGTTGCAGGATGGTCAGCTGCTTCTGTGGGACTTGGTGATGGATGAACTCATCATGCCACTACGCTGTCCTCCTGGTGGGTCAGCAACTCTCAGCAGCGGAAGCCATTCAGCAAGCTGGGACAGCATGTGCCCGATGAGTGCTCTCCTACCTGCTCCGAGCATGAGAGATATGCCTAAAATTTCTCCTTTGGTAGCTCACAGTGTGCACATGGACCCCCTCTCGGGCTTGATATTTACCAATGAATCAGTCATTACGATATCTCGCGACGGCCATATCAAGATCTGGGAGAGGCCCCAGAATCACGAGTGCAGCCAATCTGGTTGCTCCCACTCTGTAGTAGCTGCTGCTCCTATCGCCAAGCACAGACCCGTCGATGGCATCCACATCCATTAAGAGCAGCACTTACTAGTCACAAGCATCGTGCTACATGAACAAAAAAACTCTTGCCTGCTCGCGGCTTTTATTGCAATTTCTCTCCATGAATGAAATTTGACCGCTCAGTTGTTTAAAGAACAACAGGTTATCAAATCAGAGAAATGATGGCGAGGTCCGATGGCTTGGCATATCAGAGAAATAATGGAGTAGGCCGTTCCTACCAAAAGGTGCAAATGTCCAACTGTTTCCTGTGTGCTTTTAATTTCTTGCCTCGTCAACGTCGTGAATCAGCAGTTTTGGGATGATGTCATAGGTTCTAGCAATATTGACCTCGTCTCATCCCAGAGATGAGATGATTGCTGTGGATTCTTCTAGCAAACACAAAAACTTCTTCGCAATTGGTTCAAATCTTTACTGTCGGTTTTCGTATTTGCAACCTACCTCTGTCTTCCGACGACCAATTCAATGCCTCAATTGAACTTATCAGCTCAAGTATACGTTTTGTACGTCATCATGTAGATCACCAACAATGTTTAACTTATCAGCTAAACAACCGCATTTTAAAAGCAAAATTACATAAGATTATATTAAGAATATTTTTCAACTCACTGGCAAAATACATGTCTTGCAACTACTAATAATCTCTAACCCAATCGCACATCGAGAAGGCATCTACTATTGGAACTCCGACACTACAAAGATGCGAGCGGTACCATCGTCTGAAACTGAAACTAGAGAGTTGCCATCTGCGGACAGGGCGAGGGATTGAACGGTGTCTGTGTGGCCGCTGAAGATTTTCACACAATTGCCAGTGAGACTGTCCCAGACACATACCTTACCGTTGACGCAGCCGGTTGCGACAAACTGAGATGCACCCAGCCATGCAAGGCATGTTACACCCTCCTGTCCAAACCCAGAGCAAAAAAACCTAAGTACAAAAGGGAAAGCAGGATAAAGAGAGAATGTGAATATGCATCAGGCCGAGTATGACCTCATGATTACATGCACATCGCACTGAAGAACGTTGAAGATCCCATATAATGAGCTTCTGATCCATGCTGCCTGTCGCTGCCCAAGGAGAGCTGCAGGCCGAGTAGATGGCATCTCTTAAGCCCCAACGACACAATTACTTGCAGTGAACAGATGTAAATTCAAAAAGGTAAATGCACACTCGTTGCTTGACAAACAAAAAATCCGATATGGATGACAAACAAAAACTTGTACGAAAGTTGGATGACTAATTCAATAGTTATCTTCTGGCCTCCTCTTTGCCTAGTACTTTGCTTAGATCCAACAATATGT belongs to Musa acuminata AAA Group cultivar baxijiao chromosome BXJ1-11, Cavendish_Baxijiao_AAA, whole genome shotgun sequence and includes:
- the LOC135585880 gene encoding probable catabolite repression protein creC isoform X5, yielding MRSFSTTPDQHCYCFYISGVHRWLSTRFEIHYLDGPDRSNSRRPSEIPYQPPPPPPPISLSLSLSLSLLTPSFTIDEANPTSVEKPRPSRLHNTNPLRRPSLPSPRICRGSQGWRHDRSAAAFRVIPESPLKPSIMSSAPAAVRSQSPALKALFKTPEGRYKLLHEKTLPPAAASHGKSVSQLTIAYLKEKPPANTSQAAPSATSSGVRSAAARLLGSGNGSRSLSNGVTRVVSANSRTGGPVGASVGSSAQLASPNYDGKGTYLIFSTADTLFISDLNSMEKDPIKSIQFGNSNPVCHAFDAEASDGHDLLIGLHSGDSSRCTCVAWVPEREGTFVVGHADGNIYVYEKSKDVTADSSFPVIKDQTQFSVAHTRSNKSNPVARWHVCHGSVNSISFSVNGTYMATVTRDGYLRVFDFSKEQLAFGGKSYYGALLCSAWSLDGKYILTGGEDDLVQVWSMEDKKIVAWGEGHNSWVSGVAFDSYWSTPNSEGTEENVVYRFGSVGQDGQLLLWDLVMDELIMPLRCPPGGSATLSSGSHSASWDSMCPMSALLPAPSMRDMPKISPLVAHSVHMDPLSGLIFTNESVITISRDGHIKIWERPQNHECSQSGCSHSVVAAAPIAKHRPVDGIHIH
- the LOC135585880 gene encoding probable catabolite repression protein creC isoform X4, translating into MRSFSTTPDQHCYCFYISGVHRWLSTRFEIHYLDGPDRSNSRRPSEIPYQPPPPPPPISLSLSLSLSLLTPSFTIDEANPTSVEKPRPSRLHNTNPLRRPSLPSPRICRGSQGWRHDRSAAAFRVIPESPLKPSIMSSAPAAVRSQSPALKALFKTPEGRYKLLHEKTLPPAAASHGKSVSQLTIAYLKEKPPANTSQAAPSATSSGVRSAAARLLGSGNGSRSLSNGVTRVVSANSRTGGPVGASVGSSAQLASPNYDGKGTYLIFSTADTLFISDLNSMEKDPIKSIQFGNSNPVCHAFDAEASDGHDLLIGLHSGDIYLVSLRQQLQDPGRKLLAAQHYNKEGTTNNSRCTCVAWVPEREGTFVVGHADGNIYVYEKSNPVARWHVCHGSVNSISFSVNGTYMATVTRDGYLRVFDFSKEQLAFGGKSYYGALLCSAWSLDGKYILTGGEDDLVQVWSMEDKKIVAWGEGHNSWVSGVAFDSYWSTPNSEGTEENVVYRFGSVGQDGQLLLWDLVMDELIMPLRCPPGGSATLSSGSHSASWDSMCPMSALLPAPSMRDMPKISPLVAHSVHMDPLSGLIFTNESVITISRDGHIKIWERPQNHECSQSGCSHSVVAAAPIAKHRPVDGIHIH
- the LOC135585880 gene encoding probable catabolite repression protein creC isoform X7; translation: MRSFSTTPDQHCYCFYISGVHRWLSTRFEIHYLDGPDRSNSRRPSEIPYQPPPPPPPISLSLSLSLSLLTPSFTIDEANPTSVEKPRPSRLHNTNPLRRPSLPSPRICRGSQGWRHDRSAAAFRVIPESPLKPSIMSSAPAAVRSQSPALKALFKTPEGRYKLLHEKTLPPAAASHGKSVSQLTIAYLKEKPPANTSQAAPSATSSGVRSAAARLLGSGNGSRSLSNGVTRVVSANSRTGGPVGASVGSSAQLASPNYDGKGTYLIFSTADTLFISDLNSMEKDPIKSIQFGNSNPVCHAFDAEASDGHDLLIGLHSGDSSRCTCVAWVPEREGTFVVGHADGNIYVYEKSNPVARWHVCHGSVNSISFSVNGTYMATVTRDGYLRVFDFSKEQLAFGGKSYYGALLCSAWSLDGKYILTGGEDDLVQVWSMEDKKIVAWGEGHNSWVSGVAFDSYWSTPNSEGTEENVVYRFGSVGQDGQLLLWDLVMDELIMPLRCPPGGSATLSSGSHSASWDSMCPMSALLPAPSMRDMPKISPLVAHSVHMDPLSGLIFTNESVITISRDGHIKIWERPQNHECSQSGCSHSVVAAAPIAKHRPVDGIHIH
- the LOC135585880 gene encoding probable catabolite repression protein creC isoform X2, which produces MRSFSTTPDQHCYCFYISGVHRWLSTRFEIHYLDGPDRSNSRRPSEIPYQPPPPPPPISLSLSLSLSLLTPSFTIDEANPTSVEKPRPSRLHNTNPLRRPSLPSPRICRGSQGWRHDRSAAAFRVIPESPLKPSIMSSAPAAVRSQSPALKALFKTPEGRYKLLHEKTLPPAAASHGKSVSQLTIAYLKEKPPANTSQAAPSATSSGVRSAAARLLGSGNGSRSLSNGVTRVVSANSRTGGPVGASVGSSAQLASPNYDGKGTYLIFSTADTLFISDLNSMEKDPIKSIQFGNSNPVCHAFDAEASDGHDLLIGLHSGDIYLVSLRQQLQDPGRKLLAAQHYNKEGTTNNSRCTCVAWVPEREGTFVVGHADGNIYVYEKSKDVTADSSFPVIKDQTQFSVAHTRSNKSNPVARWHVCHGSVNSISFSVNGTYMATVTRDGYLRVFDFSKEQLAFGGKSYYGALLCSAWSLDGKYILTGGEDDLVQVWSMEDKKIVAWGEGHNSWVSGVAFDSYWSTPNSEGTEENVVYRFGSVGQDGQLLLWDLVMDELIMPLRCPPGGSATLSSGSHSASWDSMCPMSALLPAPSMRDMPKISPLVAHSVHMDPLSGLIFTNESVITISRDGHIKIWERPQNHECSQSGCSHSVVAAAPIAKHRPVDGIHIH
- the LOC135585880 gene encoding probable catabolite repression protein creC isoform X6, encoding MRSFSTTPDQHCYCFYISGVHRWLSTRFEIHYLDGPDRSNSRRPSEIPYQPPPPPPPISLSLSLSLSLLTPSFTIDEANPTSVEKPRPSRLHNTNPLRRPSLPSPRICRGSQGWRHDRSAAAFRVIPESPLKPSIMSSAPAAVRSQSPALKALFKTPEGRYKLLHEKTLPPAAASHGKSVSQLTIAYLKEKPPANTSQAAPSATSSGVRSAAARLLGSGNGSRSLSNGVTRVVSANSRTGGPVGASVGSSAQLASPNYDGKGTYLIFSTADTLFISDLNSMEKDPIKSIQFGNSNPVCHAFDAEASDGHDLLIGLHSGDIDALAWHGCQNVKALLLLVMLMSKDVTADSSFPVIKDQTQFSVAHTRSNKSNPVARWHVCHGSVNSISFSVNGTYMATVTRDGYLRVFDFSKEQLAFGGKSYYGALLCSAWSLDGKYILTGGEDDLVQVWSMEDKKIVAWGEGHNSWVSGVAFDSYWSTPNSEGTEENVVYRFGSVGQDGQLLLWDLVMDELIMPLRCPPGGSATLSSGSHSASWDSMCPMSALLPAPSMRDMPKISPLVAHSVHMDPLSGLIFTNESVITISRDGHIKIWERPQNHECSQSGCSHSVVAAAPIAKHRPVDGIHIH
- the LOC135585880 gene encoding probable catabolite repression protein creC isoform X3; translated protein: MRSFSTTPDQHCYCFYISGVHRWLSTRFEIHYLDGPDRSNSRRPSEIPYQPPPPPPPISLSLSLSLSLLTPSFTIDEANPTSVEKPRPSRLHNTNPLRRPSLPSPRICRGSQGWRHDRSAAAFRVIPESPLKPSIMSSAPAAVRSQSPALKALFKTPEGRYKLLHEKTLPPAAASHGKSVSQLTIAYLKEKPPANTSQAAPSATSSGVRSAAARLLGSGNGSRSLSNGVTRVVSANSRTGGPVGASVGSSAQLASPNYDGKGTYLIFSTADTLFISDLNSMEKDPIKSIQFGNSNPVCHAFDAEASDGHDLLIGLHSGDIYLVSLRQQLQDPGRKLLAAQHYNKEGTTNNRHVSHVNTIVDALAWHGCQNVKALLLLVMLMSNPVARWHVCHGSVNSISFSVNGTYMATVTRDGYLRVFDFSKEQLAFGGKSYYGALLCSAWSLDGKYILTGGEDDLVQVWSMEDKKIVAWGEGHNSWVSGVAFDSYWSTPNSEGTEENVVYRFGSVGQDGQLLLWDLVMDELIMPLRCPPGGSATLSSGSHSASWDSMCPMSALLPAPSMRDMPKISPLVAHSVHMDPLSGLIFTNESVITISRDGHIKIWERPQNHECSQSGCSHSVVAAAPIAKHRPVDGIHIH
- the LOC135585880 gene encoding uncharacterized protein LOC135585880 isoform X8, with amino-acid sequence MRSFSTTPDQHCYCFYISGVHRWLSTRFEIHYLDGPDRSNSRRPSEIPYQPPPPPPPISLSLSLSLSLLTPSFTIDEANPTSVEKPRPSRLHNTNPLRRPSLPSPRICRGSQGWRHDRSAAAFRVIPESPLKPSIMSSAPAAVRSQSPALKALFKTPEGRYKLLHEKTLPPAAASHGKSVSQLTIAYLKEKPPANTSQAAPSATSSGVRSAAARLLGSGNGSRSLSNGVTRVVSANSRTGGPVGASVGSSAQLASPNYDGKGTYLIFSTADTLFISDLNSMEKDPIKSIQFGNSNPVCHAFDAEASDGHDLLIGLHSGDIDALAWHGCQNVKALLLLVMLMSNPVARWHVCHGSVNSISFSVNGTYMATVTRDGYLRVFDFSKEQLAFGGKSYYGALLCSAWSLDGKYILTGGEDDLVQVWSMEDKKIVAWGEGHNSWVSGVAFDSYWSTPNSEGTEENVVYRFGSVGQDGQLLLWDLVMDELIMPLRCPPGGSATLSSGSHSASWDSMCPMSALLPAPSMRDMPKISPLVAHSVHMDPLSGLIFTNESVITISRDGHIKIWERPQNHECSQSGCSHSVVAAAPIAKHRPVDGIHIH